The Agromyces mangrovi genome contains a region encoding:
- a CDS encoding SHOCT domain-containing protein — protein MHVDYGFWALVSFLLAAFVFVAYLFVLVAVLGDLFSDHSLNGWWKAVWMVFLVFVPFLTGLVYVIARGHGMAERRAAARRATAPRQAEYSPHVAAPPSPSDEIAKAKSMLDAGTLTPEEYESIKVRTLGEG, from the coding sequence ATGCACGTGGACTACGGATTCTGGGCGCTCGTGAGCTTCCTCCTGGCGGCGTTCGTGTTCGTCGCGTACCTGTTCGTGCTGGTGGCGGTGCTGGGCGACCTGTTCAGCGACCACTCGCTGAACGGCTGGTGGAAGGCCGTGTGGATGGTCTTCCTCGTGTTCGTGCCGTTCCTTACGGGCCTGGTCTACGTGATCGCGCGCGGGCACGGCATGGCCGAGCGCCGGGCCGCCGCGCGACGGGCGACCGCGCCGCGTCAGGCGGAGTACTCGCCGCACGTGGCCGCACCGCCGTCGCCGTCGGATGAGATCGCCAAGGCGAAGTCGATGCTCGACGCGGGCACGCTCACCCCCGAGGAGTACGAGTCGATCAAGGTGCGCACGCTCGGCGAGGGCTGA
- a CDS encoding AI-2E family transporter — translation MVAAAESARPEPAPARSTSPILVAAAAVVVLAGVSFAREIAAPLALAAVIVIIVHPIRRPLERRGWSRWAATTVVIVVAYLILAALAAMLAFAGIRFGALVVDYFSELSDTTQDVIAWLSSLGLEEQAADTVASVLDPSFLFGVAETVSGWVLGILTAFFFVLAYVIFMAADAAHYRDAHQAFRGLRDATLDRFERYASNVRRYFVVNASFGAVVAIIDGIALWAVGVPAPTVWAILAFVTNFIPNIGFVLGLVPPAILALVVGGWPLMLAVIAIYSVVNVVLQVLVQPKFVADAVSLSLTLSFFSVVFWTFVIGPLGAILAIPLTLLARALLLEGDPRNGWARWLSGDRDAVEADVAGEPPPDESEPESEPESEPESEPEPEPVAEAGDDPERP, via the coding sequence ATGGTTGCCGCAGCGGAGAGCGCCCGCCCCGAACCCGCCCCCGCACGGTCGACGAGCCCGATCCTCGTCGCGGCCGCCGCCGTCGTCGTGCTGGCGGGCGTCTCGTTCGCTCGCGAGATCGCCGCGCCCCTCGCGCTCGCCGCGGTGATCGTGATCATCGTGCACCCGATCCGCCGCCCGCTCGAGCGGCGCGGCTGGTCGCGCTGGGCCGCCACGACGGTCGTCATCGTGGTCGCCTACCTGATCCTCGCCGCCCTCGCGGCCATGCTCGCCTTCGCGGGCATCCGCTTCGGGGCGCTCGTCGTCGACTACTTCTCGGAGCTGAGCGACACCACGCAGGACGTGATCGCGTGGCTGTCGTCGCTCGGGCTCGAGGAGCAGGCGGCCGACACCGTGGCATCCGTGCTCGACCCGTCGTTCCTCTTCGGCGTCGCCGAGACCGTCTCGGGCTGGGTGCTCGGCATCTTGACGGCGTTCTTCTTCGTGCTCGCGTACGTCATCTTCATGGCGGCGGATGCTGCGCACTACCGCGACGCGCACCAGGCGTTCCGCGGGCTGCGCGATGCCACGCTCGACCGGTTCGAGCGCTACGCCTCGAACGTGCGCCGCTACTTCGTGGTGAACGCGAGCTTCGGCGCCGTGGTCGCGATCATCGACGGCATCGCGCTCTGGGCCGTTGGCGTGCCGGCGCCGACGGTGTGGGCGATCCTCGCGTTCGTGACGAACTTCATCCCGAACATCGGGTTCGTGCTGGGACTCGTGCCGCCCGCGATCCTCGCGCTGGTCGTCGGCGGCTGGCCGCTCATGCTCGCGGTCATCGCGATCTACAGCGTCGTGAACGTGGTGCTGCAGGTGCTCGTGCAGCCGAAGTTCGTCGCCGACGCGGTGAGCCTGTCGCTCACGCTGAGCTTCTTCTCGGTCGTGTTCTGGACCTTCGTGATCGGCCCGCTCGGCGCCATCCTCGCGATCCCGCTGACGCTGCTCGCCCGCGCGCTGCTGCTCGAGGGCGACCCGCGCAACGGCTGGGCCCGATGGCTGTCGGGCGATCGCGACGCGGTCGAGGCGGATGTCGCCGGCGAGCCGCCGCCCGACGAGTCGGAACCGGAGTCGGAACCGGAGTCGGAACCGGAGTCGGAACCGGAACCGGAACCGGTCGCCGAGGCCGGCGACGACCCGGAGCGACCGTGA
- a CDS encoding GAP family protein, translated as MAAVIGAILPLAVGIAISPIPIVAAILMLLSPKAKGASVGFLVGWIVGIALATTVFTLLSAALPEGDADASRPVTAVVQIVLAVALLLLALRQWRGRPVEGEEPDLPKWMGAIDQMNAGRAIGLGVLLSAVNPKNLLLAAGGGIEIGGAGLDVGSVVLSIVVFTVIAGCSVAVPVVAYLVASDAMTAPLGRLREWLVQHNASIMAVLLLVLAVVLLGKGLGNF; from the coding sequence GTGGCCGCAGTGATCGGAGCCATACTGCCGCTCGCCGTCGGCATCGCGATCAGTCCGATACCGATCGTCGCGGCGATCCTCATGCTGCTGTCGCCGAAGGCGAAGGGTGCGAGCGTCGGCTTCCTCGTCGGCTGGATCGTCGGCATCGCCCTCGCGACGACCGTCTTCACCCTGCTCTCCGCCGCACTGCCCGAGGGCGACGCGGATGCCTCGCGGCCGGTCACCGCCGTCGTGCAGATCGTGCTCGCGGTGGCGCTGCTGCTGCTCGCACTGCGACAGTGGCGCGGCCGCCCGGTCGAGGGCGAGGAGCCCGACCTGCCGAAGTGGATGGGCGCGATCGACCAGATGAACGCGGGCCGCGCCATCGGGCTCGGCGTGCTCCTGTCGGCGGTCAACCCGAAGAACCTGCTGCTCGCGGCCGGCGGCGGCATCGAGATCGGCGGCGCGGGCCTCGACGTCGGCTCCGTCGTCCTGAGCATCGTGGTGTTCACCGTCATCGCCGGGTGCTCGGTCGCGGTGCCGGTGGTCGCCTACCTCGTCGCATCCGATGCCATGACGGCGCCGCTCGGGCGCCTGCGCGAATGGCTCGTGCAGCACAACGCGTCGATCATGGCGGTGCTGCTGCTCGTGCTCGCGGTCGTGCTGCTCGGCAAGGGGCTGGGCAACTTCTAG
- the clpS gene encoding ATP-dependent Clp protease adapter ClpS — protein sequence MAQTIERPDVREATDEASVTAVPWVTIVWDDPVNLMTYVAYVFRSYFGFPKHRAEQLMLRVHNEGRAVVATGDRETMERHVAAMHGYGLQATLRRADE from the coding sequence ATGGCGCAGACGATCGAGCGACCCGACGTGCGGGAGGCGACGGACGAGGCATCCGTCACCGCCGTGCCGTGGGTCACGATCGTCTGGGACGACCCGGTCAACCTCATGACCTACGTCGCGTACGTGTTCCGCAGCTACTTCGGCTTCCCCAAGCACCGGGCCGAGCAACTCATGCTGCGCGTGCACAACGAGGGGCGCGCGGTGGTCGCGACCGGCGACCGCGAGACCATGGAGCGGCACGTCGCCGCGATGCACGGCTACGGCCTGCAGGCCACGCTTCGGAGGGCCGACGAGTGA
- a CDS encoding class I SAM-dependent methyltransferase: protein MIGLPDLRFRATDASERMDDPDCDPVALERTYGRFHLVNAVVSGWRWIYRARVRPRLRPDRVTTLLDIGTGGGDVPRALLRWARRDGLALAVTAIDPDVRAIRWGLRQPAVPGLALRRAHSSDLVRIGERYDLVVSNHVLHHVTGDELGVLLADSERLLRPGGLALHADIARSRWGYAGFGIGTAPFQPNLLAGSYIREDGLTSIRRSHTVAELAAALPDGWRVRAAVPSRLEVWWERG from the coding sequence GTGATCGGCCTCCCCGACCTCAGGTTCAGGGCGACGGATGCCTCGGAGCGCATGGACGACCCGGACTGCGATCCGGTCGCGCTCGAGCGCACCTATGGCCGGTTCCACCTGGTCAACGCCGTGGTGTCGGGGTGGCGATGGATCTACCGTGCACGGGTGCGGCCGCGGTTGCGCCCGGATCGCGTGACGACGCTGCTCGACATCGGTACGGGCGGCGGCGACGTGCCGCGGGCGCTGCTGCGCTGGGCGCGGCGCGACGGGCTGGCGCTCGCGGTGACGGCGATCGACCCGGACGTGCGGGCGATCCGCTGGGGGCTGCGGCAGCCCGCGGTTCCCGGCCTCGCGCTGCGCCGCGCGCACAGCTCCGACCTCGTGCGCATCGGCGAGCGGTACGACCTGGTGGTGTCGAACCATGTGCTGCATCACGTCACCGGCGACGAGCTGGGTGTGCTGCTCGCCGACTCCGAGCGGCTGCTGCGACCGGGCGGGCTCGCGCTGCACGCCGACATCGCGCGGTCGCGGTGGGGATATGCCGGATTCGGCATCGGCACGGCGCCGTTCCAGCCGAACCTCCTCGCCGGCTCGTACATCCGCGAGGACGGGCTCACGTCGATCCGCCGCAGCCACACCGTGGCGGAGCTCGCGGCGGCGCTGCCCGACGGCTGGCGCGTGCGTGCGGCCGTGCCGTCGCGGCTGGAGGTGTGGTGGGAGCGGGGCTGA
- a CDS encoding DUF2017 family protein, which produces MIVSAAQALGGVRIVLESEEAMLLAEFAGQVVTVLEQDAHTDPALDRLFPDAYVDDDAASDDFRRYTREDLAQSKRDAAAAVRDATSTEEDRGIVDIELDQAASWGWLTFLTDLRLILAERTGILADEPDDDPVTEPITERDGYMRAAYEWVGFVQGSMLEVLDPTNER; this is translated from the coding sequence GTGATCGTCTCGGCGGCGCAGGCGCTCGGCGGGGTGCGGATCGTGCTCGAGAGCGAGGAGGCGATGCTGCTGGCCGAGTTCGCCGGGCAGGTCGTCACGGTGCTCGAGCAGGACGCGCACACCGACCCGGCGCTCGACCGGCTGTTCCCCGACGCGTACGTCGACGACGACGCCGCGTCCGACGACTTCCGCCGCTACACCCGGGAGGACCTCGCGCAGTCGAAGCGCGACGCCGCCGCGGCGGTGCGCGACGCGACGAGCACCGAGGAGGACCGTGGCATCGTCGACATCGAGCTCGACCAGGCCGCGTCGTGGGGGTGGCTGACCTTCCTCACCGACCTCCGGCTGATCCTGGCCGAGCGCACCGGCATCCTCGCCGACGAACCCGACGACGACCCCGTCACCGAGCCGATCACCGAGCGCGACGGCTACATGCGCGCCGCGTACGAGTGGGTCGGGTTCGTGCAGGGGTCGATGCTCGAGGTGCTCGACCCGACGAACGAGCGCTGA
- a CDS encoding nitroreductase family deazaflavin-dependent oxidoreductase, which yields MPLTGEYAPSTAEWARTQAETYEATDGQEAGTMRGVPVIVLTSKGAKTGKLRKTALMRVEHAGEYAVVASKGGDPKHPVWYWNLKAHPLVELQDGAVKRDYTAREVTDDERETWWARAAEVWPDYDAYQTRTDRQIPVFVLTPTE from the coding sequence ATGCCGTTGACCGGAGAGTACGCACCCAGCACCGCCGAGTGGGCCCGCACGCAGGCCGAGACCTACGAGGCCACCGACGGCCAGGAGGCCGGCACCATGCGCGGGGTACCCGTGATCGTGCTCACCTCGAAGGGCGCGAAGACCGGCAAGCTCCGCAAGACCGCGCTGATGCGCGTCGAGCACGCCGGCGAGTACGCCGTGGTGGCGTCGAAGGGCGGCGACCCGAAGCATCCGGTCTGGTACTGGAACCTCAAGGCGCACCCGCTGGTCGAGCTGCAGGACGGCGCGGTCAAGCGCGACTACACCGCACGCGAGGTCACCGACGACGAGCGCGAGACCTGGTGGGCGCGCGCGGCCGAGGTCTGGCCCGACTACGACGCGTACCAGACGCGCACCGACCGGCAGATCCCGGTGTTCGTGCTCACGCCCACCGAGTAG
- a CDS encoding type III polyketide synthase: MTVTLRGLQTAVPPTVLIQEQVRDVFKAQPGLNRLAQRIVSTSFDVSGIETRHTAIAELTTEARPETPEFFDVESGELLLPGTKARNELYAEQATILYVEAARRAIAATPGLEASDITHIVTVSCTGFYQPGPDYMIVRELGLRPSVARTHLGFMGCYAAMPALRTAKQFCEADPDAVVLVVSVELCTLHLRSSTDPDTIVACSLFADGAGAGLVTQRPLEPGERAFDLDRFETVITPVGEGDMAWKIGDHGFEMVLSTYVPNIIDDHIVGALEPLFADDEGLSRALAASTAGESITHWAIHPGGRSIVDKVGAKLALDEAQLVPARETLRDFGNMSSATVLFVLRNILDGASAADGDRVAAMAFGPGLTVETALMTVREG; the protein is encoded by the coding sequence ATGACCGTGACGCTTCGGGGTTTGCAGACGGCCGTCCCTCCCACCGTGCTCATCCAGGAACAGGTGCGAGACGTCTTCAAGGCCCAGCCCGGGCTGAATCGGCTCGCGCAGCGCATCGTGTCGACGTCGTTCGACGTGTCGGGCATCGAGACGCGCCACACGGCGATCGCCGAGCTCACGACCGAGGCGCGGCCCGAGACGCCCGAGTTCTTCGACGTCGAGTCGGGCGAGCTGCTGCTGCCGGGCACGAAGGCGCGCAACGAGCTGTACGCGGAGCAGGCGACGATCCTCTACGTCGAGGCGGCGCGGCGTGCGATCGCGGCGACGCCGGGTCTCGAGGCATCCGACATCACCCACATCGTGACCGTCTCGTGCACCGGCTTCTACCAGCCCGGTCCCGACTACATGATCGTGCGCGAGCTCGGGCTGCGCCCGTCGGTCGCGCGCACCCACCTCGGGTTCATGGGGTGCTACGCGGCCATGCCGGCGCTGCGCACGGCCAAGCAGTTCTGCGAGGCCGACCCCGACGCCGTCGTGCTCGTCGTGAGCGTCGAGCTCTGCACGCTGCACCTGCGGTCGTCGACCGATCCCGACACCATCGTGGCGTGCTCGCTGTTCGCCGACGGCGCGGGCGCGGGGCTCGTGACGCAGCGCCCGCTCGAGCCGGGTGAGCGCGCGTTCGACCTCGATCGGTTCGAGACGGTCATCACGCCCGTCGGGGAGGGCGACATGGCGTGGAAGATCGGCGACCACGGGTTCGAGATGGTGCTGTCGACCTACGTGCCGAACATCATCGACGACCACATCGTCGGCGCGCTCGAGCCGTTGTTCGCCGACGACGAGGGGCTGTCCCGCGCGCTCGCCGCGTCGACGGCCGGCGAGTCCATCACGCACTGGGCGATCCATCCCGGCGGGCGCAGCATCGTCGACAAGGTCGGCGCGAAGCTCGCGCTCGACGAGGCGCAGCTGGTTCCCGCGCGGGAGACGCTGCGCGACTTCGGCAACATGTCGAGCGCGACCGTGCTCTTCGTGCTGCGGAACATCCTCGACGGGGCATCCGCGGCCGACGGCGACCGCGTCGCCGCGATGGCGTTCGGGCCCGGGCTCACGGTCGAGACCGCCCTGATGACGGTGCGCGAGGGGTGA
- a CDS encoding heavy-metal-associated domain-containing protein, which translates to MTETTRTELPLVSSDASSPASGGGCCGGGGCACGHGSSASAGASASGVATAEFLVEGMTCGHCVSSVTEELSEIAGVEQVSVDLRPEGASRVTVASSAPLAAHDVRAAVEDAGYRLAAGA; encoded by the coding sequence ATGACCGAGACCACCCGCACCGAACTCCCCCTCGTCTCCTCCGACGCATCCTCCCCCGCATCGGGCGGCGGATGCTGCGGTGGCGGCGGCTGCGCCTGCGGGCACGGCTCGAGCGCGTCGGCAGGCGCGAGCGCGAGCGGCGTCGCGACCGCCGAGTTCCTCGTCGAGGGCATGACCTGCGGCCACTGCGTGTCGAGCGTCACCGAGGAGCTCTCCGAGATCGCCGGCGTCGAGCAGGTGTCGGTCGACCTGCGCCCCGAGGGCGCCTCGCGCGTCACGGTCGCCTCGTCGGCGCCTCTCGCCGCGCACGACGTGCGCGCGGCCGTCGAGGACGCCGGCTACCGGCTCGCGGCCGGCGCCTGA
- a CDS encoding FAD-dependent oxidoreductase: MGAGLTPEGAPTLDVAIVGGGPVGLLLACLLAQRGLRVDVFEQRAEPAPLSRAIGVHPPGLRALDAVGVGEAARQSGVAIRDGRVSCRGRVLGALDFAEADPDVPFVLALPQAETERLLAERLAQLRPGALHRGVRVSAIRQLDGGVEFAVDGAGADASGRRAADEGGGATDGGIDAPATLAARYLVGADGVRSGVRRQARIGWQQHRGRADYVMGDVADRTDAPGSALLHFEPGGVVESFPLPGGMRRWVAMTEWGARDAGVDRPGASAALIGIVAERTGDDLGTDVPDARAFTARQHLADRVVAGRIVLVGDAAHEVSPIGGQGMNLGWLDALHLDRALAACLADPPGAAAALAEYERARHRAAGRAIRQAAFNMSMGAPAHGLRLAARNAAVRLLAVGPARRRLARAFTMRGL, from the coding sequence GTGGGAGCGGGGCTGACGCCGGAGGGCGCGCCGACGCTCGACGTCGCGATCGTCGGCGGTGGGCCGGTGGGACTGCTGCTGGCGTGCCTGCTCGCCCAGCGTGGGCTGCGGGTCGACGTGTTCGAACAGCGGGCGGAGCCGGCGCCGCTGTCCCGCGCGATCGGCGTGCACCCGCCCGGGCTGCGCGCCCTCGACGCCGTGGGCGTGGGCGAGGCGGCGCGGCAGTCGGGGGTGGCGATCCGCGACGGGCGGGTCTCGTGCCGCGGGCGGGTGCTCGGCGCGCTCGACTTCGCCGAAGCCGACCCCGACGTGCCGTTCGTGCTGGCGCTGCCGCAGGCGGAGACCGAGCGGCTGCTCGCCGAACGGCTCGCGCAGTTGCGTCCAGGGGCGCTGCATCGGGGCGTGCGCGTCTCGGCGATCCGGCAGCTCGACGGTGGCGTGGAGTTCGCGGTCGACGGGGCCGGGGCGGATGCCTCGGGCAGACGAGCGGCGGACGAGGGCGGCGGCGCGACGGATGGCGGCATCGACGCGCCGGCCACGCTCGCCGCGCGCTACCTGGTCGGCGCCGACGGCGTGCGCAGCGGCGTGCGCAGGCAGGCGCGCATCGGATGGCAACAGCACCGCGGGCGCGCGGACTACGTGATGGGCGACGTGGCCGACCGCACGGATGCCCCGGGGTCGGCGCTGCTGCACTTCGAGCCGGGCGGCGTGGTCGAGTCGTTCCCGCTCCCGGGCGGAATGCGCCGCTGGGTGGCGATGACCGAGTGGGGCGCGCGCGACGCGGGCGTCGATCGCCCCGGGGCATCCGCTGCCCTCATCGGCATCGTCGCCGAGCGCACGGGCGACGACCTCGGCACCGACGTGCCCGACGCCCGCGCCTTCACCGCGCGCCAGCACCTCGCCGACCGGGTCGTCGCCGGCCGCATCGTGCTCGTGGGCGACGCGGCGCACGAGGTGAGCCCGATCGGCGGGCAGGGCATGAACCTCGGCTGGCTGGACGCGCTGCACCTCGACCGCGCGCTCGCGGCGTGCCTCGCCGACCCACCGGGTGCCGCAGCCGCCCTCGCCGAGTACGAGCGCGCCCGCCACAGGGCCGCCGGTCGCGCCATACGCCAGGCCGCGTTCAACATGTCGATGGGCGCCCCGGCCCACGGCCTCCGCCTCGCCGCGCGCAACGCCGCCGTGCGCCTGCTCGCCGTGGGCCCGGCCCGCCGCCGCCTCGCCCGCGCCTTCACGATGCGCGGCCTCTGA
- a CDS encoding heavy metal translocating P-type ATPase: MSTTASTPGSGPALVDVELDITGMTCASCAMRIERKLGKMPGVEASVNYATEKAHVRAPANVGPDALVEVVAAAGYGASVPEPEPEPGESADELGPLRRRLIASAALAAPVVVLSMVPALQFTYWQWVALALTIPVATWGAWPFHRAAAVNARHGAVTMDTLISMGVLAAFGWSLWALLLGDAGEPGMHMTFRLIGPAPGGHDELYLEVAAAVTVFLLAGRYIEARAKRASGAALRALLELGATDATQLVDGAERRVPVRDLVPGDRVLVRPGEKIASDGLVVEGASAVDRSMLTGESVPVEVGPGDRVTGATLNAGGVLVVEITRVGADTELARLGRLLEEAQTGKAPVQRLADRISTVFVPVVIGLALVALAGWLLVGGTPEQAFGAAVATLIIACPCALGLATPTALLVGTGRGAQLGILIRGPQVLEQTRTVDTIVLDKTGTVTTGRMRVQQVLPAAGEDADDVLALAAAAEAGSEHPIARAVVEAAPRTERAEQFLAHAGLGVQAVVGGRLTSVGRAAWLAEAWAIELPDDLAEQARRAEADGATVVAVAWDGRARGIIAVADTLKPSARDAVQRFRDLGLSPVLLTGDNAGAAGAVARALGIDDVHAGVTPEGKLAVVRELQAAGRTVAMVGDGVNDQAALAASDLGIAMGQGTDAAMAASDLTVVSGDLRVVADAVRLSRRTLGIIRGNLFWAFAYNAAAIPIAMLGLLNPLVAGAAMAASSVFVVGNSLRLRGFRPGA; the protein is encoded by the coding sequence ATGAGCACCACCGCCTCCACTCCGGGCTCCGGCCCGGCCCTCGTCGACGTCGAACTCGACATCACCGGCATGACCTGCGCGTCGTGCGCGATGCGCATCGAACGCAAGCTCGGGAAGATGCCGGGCGTCGAGGCATCCGTCAACTACGCGACCGAGAAGGCGCACGTGCGCGCCCCGGCGAACGTCGGCCCCGACGCGCTGGTCGAGGTCGTCGCTGCGGCCGGCTACGGCGCGAGCGTGCCCGAACCCGAGCCCGAGCCCGGCGAGTCCGCCGACGAGCTCGGGCCGCTGCGCCGACGCCTCATCGCGAGCGCAGCGCTGGCCGCCCCCGTCGTCGTGCTCTCGATGGTGCCCGCCCTGCAGTTCACGTACTGGCAGTGGGTGGCACTCGCGCTGACGATCCCGGTGGCGACGTGGGGCGCCTGGCCGTTCCACCGCGCCGCCGCGGTCAACGCCCGCCACGGCGCGGTCACCATGGACACGCTCATCAGCATGGGCGTGCTCGCCGCGTTCGGCTGGTCGCTCTGGGCGCTGCTCCTCGGCGACGCCGGGGAACCGGGCATGCACATGACGTTCCGCCTGATCGGGCCTGCGCCGGGCGGCCACGACGAGCTCTACCTCGAGGTCGCGGCGGCGGTCACGGTGTTCCTCCTCGCGGGTCGGTACATCGAGGCCCGCGCGAAGCGCGCCTCCGGTGCCGCACTGCGCGCGCTGCTCGAGCTCGGGGCGACGGATGCCACGCAGCTCGTCGACGGCGCCGAGCGACGCGTGCCCGTGCGCGACCTCGTGCCGGGCGACCGCGTGCTGGTGCGCCCCGGCGAGAAGATCGCCTCCGACGGGCTCGTCGTCGAGGGGGCATCCGCCGTCGACCGCAGCATGCTCACCGGCGAGTCGGTGCCGGTCGAGGTCGGCCCCGGTGACCGGGTGACGGGCGCCACGCTCAACGCCGGCGGCGTGCTGGTCGTCGAGATCACGCGCGTCGGCGCCGACACCGAGCTCGCGCGGCTCGGCCGCCTGCTCGAGGAGGCGCAGACCGGCAAAGCGCCCGTGCAGCGCCTCGCCGACCGCATCTCGACGGTGTTCGTGCCGGTCGTGATCGGGCTCGCGCTCGTCGCCCTGGCCGGGTGGCTGCTCGTCGGCGGCACGCCCGAGCAGGCGTTCGGCGCGGCCGTCGCGACGCTCATCATCGCGTGCCCGTGCGCCCTCGGGCTCGCCACCCCGACCGCGCTGCTCGTCGGCACCGGTCGCGGCGCCCAGCTCGGCATCCTCATCCGCGGGCCGCAGGTGCTCGAGCAGACCCGCACGGTCGACACGATCGTGCTCGACAAGACCGGCACGGTGACCACCGGTCGGATGCGGGTGCAGCAGGTGCTCCCCGCAGCCGGCGAGGACGCCGACGACGTGCTCGCGCTCGCGGCCGCCGCGGAGGCCGGCTCGGAGCATCCGATCGCCCGTGCCGTGGTCGAGGCCGCCCCGCGCACCGAGCGGGCCGAGCAGTTCCTCGCCCACGCGGGCCTCGGCGTCCAGGCGGTCGTCGGCGGCCGCCTGACCTCCGTCGGGCGCGCCGCGTGGCTCGCCGAGGCGTGGGCGATCGAGCTGCCCGACGACCTGGCCGAGCAGGCGCGCCGCGCCGAGGCCGACGGAGCGACCGTCGTCGCGGTGGCGTGGGACGGACGCGCTCGCGGCATCATCGCGGTCGCCGACACGCTGAAGCCGAGCGCGCGCGACGCCGTCCAGCGGTTCCGCGACCTCGGGCTCTCGCCCGTGCTGCTGACCGGCGACAACGCCGGGGCGGCGGGTGCGGTCGCGCGCGCGCTCGGCATCGACGACGTGCACGCCGGCGTCACGCCCGAGGGCAAGCTCGCCGTCGTGCGCGAACTGCAGGCCGCCGGCCGCACGGTCGCGATGGTCGGCGACGGCGTCAACGACCAGGCCGCGCTCGCGGCATCCGACCTCGGCATCGCCATGGGGCAGGGCACGGATGCGGCGATGGCGGCCTCCGACCTCACCGTCGTGTCGGGCGACCTGCGGGTCGTCGCCGACGCCGTGCGGCTGTCTCGCCGCACGCTCGGCATCATCCGCGGCAACCTGTTCTGGGCGTTCGCGTACAACGCCGCGGCGATCCCGATCGCGATGCTCGGGCTGCTGAACCCGCTCGTCGCGGGCGCGGCGATGGCCGCGTCGAGCGTGTTCGTCGTGGGCAACAGCCTGCGGCTGCGCGGGTTCCGGCCGGGCGCCTGA
- a CDS encoding class I SAM-dependent methyltransferase produces the protein MDFDALRRAPDTEGDGLRAWDAADRLILDEAGAWLAEAGDGEVVVIGDTHGALALGAADRGARDVRVHQDALLGERAIAANAARTGLAGAVRIVPFDAGLAASARLVLLRLPRSLDALDEIAGLVAAHAADDVVVVAGGRIKHMTLAMNDVLRRHFGRLDVTHARQKSRVLVARDPIRPTEPSPWPARARDDELGLTVVAHGGVFAGSGVDIGTRALLAHVGEVADAADIDEVIDLACGTGVVAAWLAERMPRARVRALDQSAAAVASARATAEANGVADRVTAERADGLETVPDATARLVALNPPFHSGAAVTTALAERLFADAGRALAPGGTLVTVWNSHLRYRPALERLVGPTRQLGRTPKFTVTASTRP, from the coding sequence GTGGACTTCGATGCGCTCCGGCGCGCGCCCGACACCGAGGGCGACGGGCTGCGGGCGTGGGATGCGGCCGACCGGCTGATCCTGGACGAGGCCGGCGCGTGGCTCGCGGAGGCGGGTGACGGCGAGGTCGTCGTCATCGGCGACACGCATGGGGCGCTCGCGCTGGGCGCGGCCGACCGCGGGGCGCGCGACGTGCGCGTGCATCAGGACGCGCTGCTCGGGGAGCGCGCCATAGCGGCCAACGCCGCCCGTACGGGCCTCGCCGGCGCGGTGCGGATCGTGCCGTTCGACGCGGGGCTCGCGGCATCCGCTCGGCTCGTGCTGCTGCGCCTGCCCCGCTCGCTCGACGCGCTCGACGAGATCGCCGGGCTGGTCGCCGCGCACGCGGCCGACGACGTCGTGGTCGTCGCGGGCGGGCGCATCAAGCACATGACCCTCGCCATGAACGACGTGCTGCGCCGCCACTTCGGCCGGCTCGACGTCACGCACGCGCGGCAGAAGTCGCGGGTGCTGGTCGCGCGCGACCCGATCCGGCCCACCGAGCCGTCGCCGTGGCCGGCCCGCGCCCGAGACGACGAGCTCGGCCTGACCGTCGTCGCGCACGGTGGGGTCTTCGCCGGATCGGGCGTCGACATCGGCACCCGCGCCCTGCTCGCGCACGTCGGCGAGGTGGCAGACGCCGCCGACATCGACGAGGTGATCGATCTGGCCTGCGGCACCGGTGTCGTCGCCGCCTGGCTGGCCGAGCGGATGCCCCGGGCCCGCGTGCGCGCCCTCGACCAGTCCGCCGCGGCCGTCGCGTCGGCCCGCGCGACCGCCGAGGCGAACGGCGTCGCCGACCGCGTCACCGCCGAGCGCGCCGACGGGCTCGAGACCGTGCCCGACGCGACCGCCCGCCTGGTCGCGCTGAACCCGCCCTTCCATTCGGGAGCCGCGGTGACGACCGCACTCGCCGAGCGCCTCTTCGCCGACGCGGGGCGCGCGCTCGCGCCAGGCGGCACGCTCGTCACCGTCTGGAACTCGCACCTGCGCTACCGCCCCGCGCTCGAACGCCTGGTCGGACCGACCCGCCAGCTCGGCCGTACCCCGAAGTTCACCGTGACGGCCTCCACCCGCCCCTGA